In the Helianthus annuus cultivar XRQ/B chromosome 11, HanXRQr2.0-SUNRISE, whole genome shotgun sequence genome, one interval contains:
- the LOC110890162 gene encoding phosphoglycerate kinase, cytosolic, translating into MATKKSVSSLKEADLKGKRVFVRADLNVPLDDSFKITDDTRIRAAVPTIKYLMSNGAKVILSSHLGRPKGVTPKYSLKPLVPRLSELLGVEVKMADDCVGPEVEKLVAGIPEGGVLLLENVRFYKEEEKNDPEFAKKLASLADLYVNDAFGTAHRAHASTEGVAKYLKPSVAGYLMQKELDYLVGAVSNPTKPFAAIVGGSKVSSKIGVIESLLEKVNILVLGGGMIFTFYKAQGYKVGSSLVEEDKLDLATSLIEKAKAKGVSLLLPSDVVIADKFAADANSKVVPAKEIPDGWMGLDIGPDSIKSFSETLDTTKTVIWNGPMGVFEFEKFAAGTEAIAKKLAELSGKGVTTIIGGGDSVAAVEKVGLADKMSHISTGGGASLELLEGKTLPGVLALNEA; encoded by the exons ATGGCGACAAAGAAGAGTGTAAGCAGCTTGAAGGAAGCAGATCTCAAGGGGAAGAGAGTCTTCGTCAGGGCTGATCTCAACGTACCCTTGGATGACAGTTTTAAAATCACCGATGACACGCGCATACGCGCCGCCGTCCCTACCATCAAATACTTGATGTCTAACGGTGCCAAAGTCATCCTCTCATCTCATTTG GGACGGCCAAAGGGTGTTACACCGAAATACAGCTTGAAGCCACTTGTGCCTAGACTATCTGAGCTTCTTGGAGTTGAG GTCAAGATGGCAGATGACTGCGTAGGCCCCGAGGTTGAGAAACTGGTGGCTGGGATCCCAGAAGGCGGTGTTTTGCTTCTTGAAAATGTCAGATTTTATAAAGAAGAAGAGAAAAACGATCCCGAATTCGCAAAAAAGCTTGCATCACTAGCAGACTTATACGTCAATGATGCATTCGGTACCGCACATAGGGCACATGCATCTACTGAGGGTGTTGCAAAGTACTTGAAGCCATCTGTTGCTGGATACCTTATGCAAAAG GAGCTTGATTACCTTGTTGGAGCCGTATCTAATCCCACTAAACCATTTGCTGCCATTGTTGGCGGGTCAAAGGTTTCAAGCAAAATCGGTGTAATCGAATcattattagaaaaagtcaacatcCTTGTGCTCGGCGGCGGTATGATCTTTACCTTTTACAAGGCTCAAGGGTACAAAGTCGGGTCATCACTTGTTGAAGAAGATAAACTCGATCTTGCCACATCACTTATCGAAAAGGCTAAGGCTAAAGGGGTGTCTCTTTTACTCCCGTCTGATGTCGTAATTGCCGACAAGTTTGCTGCTGATGCTAACAGCAAG GTTGTTCCAGCTAAGGAAATTCCAGATGGTTGGATGGGATTGGACATTGGGCCAGATTCCATCAAGTCTTTCAGTGAAACTTTGGATACTACCAAAACTGTTATCTGGAATGGGCCGATGGGTGTGTTTGAGTTCGAGAAGTTTGCTGCAGGAACAGAG GCTATTGCCAAGAAACTTGCAGAGCTTAGTGGAAAGGGGGTTACAACCATCATTGGAGGAGGTGATTCGGTTGCAGCTGTGGAAAAGGTTGGGTTAGCCGACAAAATGAGCCACATCTCGACAGGTGGCGGTGCTAGCTTGGAGCTTCTAGAAGGGAAGACACTGCCTGGAGTGCTTGCCTTGAATGAGGCATGA